The Vicia villosa cultivar HV-30 ecotype Madison, WI linkage group LG1, Vvil1.0, whole genome shotgun sequence genome includes a region encoding these proteins:
- the LOC131624388 gene encoding WD repeat-containing protein 55-like: protein MEINLGKLAFDIDFHPSENLVATGLIDGDIHLYRYSPDNTNTDPVRVLEVHAHTESCRAARFINGGRALLTGSPDFSILATDVETGSTIARLDNAHEAAINRLINLTESTVASGDDDGCIKVWDTRERSCCNSFEVHEDYISDITFASDAMKLLATSGDGTLSVCSLRRNKVQSQSEFSEDELLSVVLMKNGRKVVCGSQTGTMLLYSWGCFKDCSDRFVDLSSNSIDTMLKLDEDRIITGSENGMINLVGILPNRIIQPIAEHSEYPVERLGFSHDRKFLGSIGHDQMLKLWDLDNIIQGSRSTQRNENGVVNNDVDSDDDDEMDVDHNPSKSAKGKKSKNASNGHAGNSNNFFADL, encoded by the exons ATGGAAATCAATTTGGGGAAACTTGCATTTGACATTGATTTTCATCCCTCTGAAAATCTTGTTGCAACCGGACTCATAGACGGTGACATTCACTT ATACCGTTATAGCCCTGATAACACAAATACTGATCCTGTGAG GGTGTTGGAAGTTCATGCCCACACTGAGTCTTGCAGAGCTGCTCgattcatcaatggtggacgag CTCTGTTGACGGGTTCTCCCGATTTCTCGATACTGGCTACTGATGTGGAAACTGGATCAACCATTGCCCGACTTGATAATGCCCATGA GGCTGCAATCAATAGATTGATAAACTTGACCGAGTCAACCGTTGCTTCAGGAGATGATGATGGTTGTATTAAG GTTTGGGATACCAGAGAACGTTCTTGTTGCAATTCATTTGAAGTCCATGAGGATTACATTTCAGACATAACATTTGCATCTGATGCAATGAAACTATTGGCTACAAG TGGAGACGGGACTCTTTCTGTTTGCAGTCTTCGACGAAATAAA GTCCAATCCCAATCTGAATTTTCTGAAGACGAGCTGTTGTCTGTTGTTTTAATGAAG AATGGTAGGAAAGTTGTTTGTGGATCACAAACTGGAACTATGCTGTTGTATTCATGGGGATGCTTCAAGGATTGCAG TGATCGATTTGTTGATCTCTCTTCAAACTCTATTGACACCATGTTAAAG CTTGATGAAGATAGGATTATTACTGGATCGGAGAATGGGATGATCAA CTTGGTTGGAATATTACCGAACAGAATCATTCAGCCAATCGCCGAGCACTCTGAATATCCTGTTGAGCGTCTTG GATTCTCTCATGATAGAAAGTTTCTTGGAAGTATTGGACATGATCAAATGTTAAAG CTATGGGACTTGGATAATATAATACAAGGTTCAAGAAGCACACAGAGAAATGAAAATGGGGTGGTTAATAATGATGTCGATAGTGACGACGACGATGAGATGGATGTAGATCACAATCCTTCTAAGTCTGCTAAAG GGAAAAAGAGTAAGAATGCAAGTAATGGGCATGCTGGTAATTCAAACAACTTCTTTGCAGATTTATAG